In one window of Nitrosarchaeum sp. DNA:
- a CDS encoding cobalt-precorrin 5A hydrolase, translated as MDKVSVLAITKNGIKTGMELKKHFPSWEIFAPSKFSDSNKKVIWYSDSTTEKIVELFKNSNAIICLFSLGAVIRLIAPYLKDKKTDPAVIVIDDKTSFVISVLSGHLGGANELTQIIAQKLNAIPVITTAADVNKTIAVDLVGREFGWKIEDDSTVTKISALMVNEEKIGIFQDAGKRNWMKEFPKNVKIYQSLEEMEKSDSKGYLIISDKVLEGDFLKNSVVYRPPSLVVGIGLHWDTSKENIKEGLDFCLQKFKLSEKSISKLVSIKKPEDVKGLVDIGKEMGIIVEYVNREDLAEVSTPNPSDTVKAFEGTASVSEAAAIKVSGGKLIVEKQKFPPNLTIAIARITD; from the coding sequence GTGGATAAAGTTTCAGTTCTTGCCATTACCAAAAACGGGATAAAAACAGGGATGGAATTAAAAAAACATTTTCCAAGTTGGGAGATTTTTGCACCATCCAAATTTTCAGACAGTAATAAAAAAGTAATCTGGTATTCAGACTCTACAACAGAAAAAATTGTCGAGTTATTTAAAAATAGTAATGCAATCATTTGTTTATTTTCTTTAGGTGCAGTAATTAGATTAATTGCACCATATTTGAAAGATAAAAAAACAGATCCGGCTGTAATTGTTATTGATGATAAAACAAGTTTTGTAATTAGCGTATTATCAGGGCATTTAGGAGGAGCAAATGAATTAACTCAGATAATTGCTCAAAAGCTTAATGCTATACCAGTAATCACTACTGCAGCCGATGTCAATAAAACAATTGCAGTTGATCTAGTAGGAAGAGAATTTGGCTGGAAGATAGAAGATGATTCCACAGTGACAAAAATTAGTGCGCTTATGGTAAATGAAGAAAAGATTGGAATTTTTCAAGATGCAGGCAAAAGAAATTGGATGAAAGAATTTCCAAAAAATGTAAAAATTTATCAGAGTTTAGAAGAAATGGAAAAATCTGACTCTAAAGGATATCTTATAATTTCTGATAAAGTCTTAGAAGGAGATTTTCTCAAAAATTCTGTAGTTTACAGACCTCCAAGTCTTGTGGTAGGAATTGGATTGCATTGGGATACATCTAAGGAAAACATCAAGGAGGGTTTGGACTTTTGTTTACAAAAATTCAAACTTAGTGAAAAATCTATTTCAAAATTAGTCTCAATTAAAAAACCTGAAGATGTTAAGGGACTAGTTGATATTGGAAAAGAAATGGGAATTATTGTGGAATATGTAAATAGAGAAGATTTGGCAGAGGTATCTACACCTAATCCTTCAGATACAGTCAAAGCGTTTGAAGGGACAGCTAGTGTATCAGAGGCTGCAGCAATCAAAGTTTCTGGAGGTAAATTAATTGTTGAAAAACAGAAATTTCCACCAAATTTGACTATAGCTATAGCGAGGATAACAGATTGA
- a CDS encoding cobalt-precorrin-5B (C(1))-methyltransferase, with amino-acid sequence MISVDEIKKENLRTGYTTGTSAAAAAKAGLLSIINQSKIESVDVKLPKGSFIKICIHQCQFDKNKSTCSVIKDGGDDPDVTHGAEIIVELSLTEKLNDIEIDGGEGVGIVTKPGLGLELNKAAINPVPKKMIKENLKEILDKHHLKTGVKVIISVPKGRELGPKTDNPRIGILNGISILGTSGIVIPFSTASYAASIRQNLDVSIAMGNDIVVLTTGGRSEDFAKKIVDLPEHCFIQMGDFSGYTIQQCARKNIKKAYIVGFIGKLAKMAAGVKQTHVKGSKVDMNFLAELARKCNASEKIIDDIKKANTARHVSEIVMENNVKGFFDEICNETFQHMRKHSEEKVPLDVILFDFDGNILARKF; translated from the coding sequence ATGATTAGCGTGGACGAAATAAAAAAAGAAAATCTTCGAACTGGATATACTACTGGAACTTCTGCAGCAGCAGCAGCTAAAGCCGGATTATTATCCATAATTAATCAATCAAAAATTGAAAGTGTTGATGTCAAATTACCTAAAGGTAGTTTTATCAAAATTTGTATTCATCAATGCCAATTTGATAAAAACAAGTCTACATGTTCTGTGATTAAGGATGGAGGAGATGATCCTGATGTTACTCACGGTGCAGAAATAATAGTAGAGTTATCATTAACTGAAAAGTTAAACGATATAGAGATTGATGGTGGAGAGGGAGTTGGAATTGTAACTAAACCAGGATTAGGTCTTGAATTAAACAAGGCTGCAATTAATCCAGTACCAAAAAAAATGATTAAAGAGAATCTGAAAGAAATTTTAGACAAACATCATTTGAAAACAGGAGTCAAAGTAATAATTTCTGTACCAAAAGGACGAGAATTAGGTCCTAAAACAGATAATCCAAGAATTGGTATTTTAAATGGAATCTCAATTTTAGGAACAAGTGGAATTGTAATACCATTTTCAACTGCATCGTATGCAGCTTCAATTAGACAAAATCTGGATGTGTCAATTGCGATGGGTAATGACATAGTTGTTCTTACTACAGGTGGAAGAAGTGAGGATTTTGCAAAAAAGATTGTTGATTTACCAGAACATTGTTTTATACAAATGGGAGATTTTTCTGGATACACAATACAACAATGTGCTAGAAAAAATATCAAAAAGGCATACATTGTAGGGTTTATTGGAAAATTAGCTAAAATGGCTGCAGGTGTAAAACAGACACATGTTAAAGGGTCCAAAGTCGATATGAATTTCTTGGCAGAATTAGCGAGAAAATGTAATGCTAGCGAAAAGATTATTGATGACATTAAGAAGGCAAATACAGCCAGACATGTGTCTGAAATTGTCATGGAAAATAATGTAAAAGGCTTTTTTGATGAAATATGTAATGAGACATTTCAACATATGAGAAAGCACTCTGAAGAAAAGGTCCCATTAGATGTGATATTATTTGATTTTGATGGAAATATTTTGGCTAGAAAGTTCTAG
- a CDS encoding precorrin-8X methylmutase has translation MQTKKGQSIEDASMQMIDNEIGTHQYNDKEWPIVRRIIHSTADFDFARENKVIFHKDAIQSGMTALKNGCSIVVDVNGVIGGLNKQNPKDFQNKIICNISNPEIMEIAKKENKTRSQISMRAALSDIEGGIVAIGNAPTALMEVISMVKEGIVKPALIIGIPVGFIYAAESKEELSKLENIPFITNKGRKGGSSSASAIINALYKLVRAESSS, from the coding sequence ATGCAAACTAAAAAAGGTCAATCAATAGAAGATGCAAGTATGCAGATGATTGATAATGAAATTGGCACTCATCAATACAATGATAAGGAATGGCCTATAGTCAGAAGAATAATTCATTCAACTGCTGACTTTGATTTTGCTAGAGAAAATAAAGTAATATTTCATAAAGACGCTATTCAAAGCGGCATGACAGCATTAAAGAACGGATGTAGTATAGTAGTTGATGTAAATGGTGTTATTGGTGGTTTGAATAAACAAAATCCAAAAGACTTTCAAAATAAGATAATTTGCAATATTTCAAATCCAGAAATAATGGAGATTGCAAAAAAAGAAAATAAAACTAGATCTCAAATATCAATGAGAGCAGCACTATCAGATATTGAAGGTGGCATAGTTGCAATTGGTAATGCGCCAACTGCTCTTATGGAAGTAATTAGTATGGTAAAAGAAGGTATTGTGAAACCAGCACTAATAATTGGAATTCCAGTAGGATTCATTTATGCTGCAGAATCAAAAGAAGAATTAAGCAAATTAGAAAATATACCATTTATTACTAACAAGGGAAGAAAAGGAGGAAGTTCTTCAGCATCTGCAATAATTAATGCATTATACAAGCTTGTAAGGGCAGAATCATCTTCTTGA
- a CDS encoding NAD-dependent epimerase/dehydratase family protein has translation MEKDMRVVVTGATGFIAKNLRKYLSDNDVKLISISRHDFKKVKNETKFITKNYDEKVIFSKLKNSDALIHLVGIGKQTIDNDYNQIHIELTKKIINLCKKSKIKKIIYFSGLGVSKNASLGYFISKYKAEKLIIDSKLNYTIFRPSYIVGKDDYFTKYLKKQIKTGQIQIPGSGNYSLQPIYIDDVTKIIFNALTQNNFSKMILDLVGSESITFQKYVKEFSRGTNTQIKKINLETVYHEAITNPTGEFGVDDLNLLIGDFKGDYKKLKDISKIEFSSILKLLKTGSLL, from the coding sequence ATGGAAAAAGATATGCGAGTTGTTGTAACTGGTGCTACTGGATTTATAGCAAAAAATCTCAGAAAATATCTATCTGATAATGATGTAAAATTAATCTCAATTTCAAGACATGATTTTAAGAAAGTTAAAAATGAAACAAAATTTATTACAAAAAACTATGATGAAAAAGTTATTTTTTCAAAATTAAAAAATTCAGATGCATTAATTCATTTAGTTGGAATTGGAAAACAAACAATTGATAACGATTACAATCAAATTCATATCGAACTCACAAAAAAAATAATTAATTTATGTAAAAAATCAAAAATCAAAAAAATAATTTATTTCAGCGGCTTGGGCGTTTCCAAAAATGCTTCATTAGGGTATTTTATTTCAAAATACAAGGCTGAGAAATTGATCATTGATTCTAAGTTAAATTATACGATATTTCGACCCTCTTATATTGTTGGTAAAGATGATTATTTTACAAAATATCTTAAAAAACAAATTAAAACAGGTCAAATTCAAATTCCAGGTTCAGGTAATTATTCACTTCAACCTATTTACATAGATGATGTTACTAAAATTATTTTCAATGCTTTAACCCAAAATAATTTCAGTAAAATGATTTTAGATCTTGTAGGTTCTGAATCGATCACTTTTCAAAAATACGTTAAAGAATTTTCACGTGGAACCAATACTCAAATTAAAAAAATAAACCTTGAAACGGTTTACCATGAAGCTATTACTAATCCTACTGGTGAATTTGGAGTAGATGATCTAAATTTACTAATTGGTGATTTTAAAGGAGATTATAAAAAACTAAAAGATATCTCTAAAATTGAATTTTCTTCTATTCTAAAACTTCTAAAGACCGGCAGCCTTCTTTAA
- a CDS encoding sirohydrochlorin chelatase: MKRGFLLIDRGSREREASEELEVICNAVKAKGNYVFTEYCFLEVEPPYIEDGIAKCLKQDIDHLTIVPYFLYPGKKVKNAVTDVMKFQKDTKVKFVVTKPMSMHKTLIDLVENRISSTIQENNIIIPKKNVDVLIIGHGSKDPNAQMSMDYVVEGLKGNYRNVSRCWLEIEQPDIVEGIKNCEKNNPEILIIVFYFLHEGAHVKTDINNDLLPALKNSSIKNTYITKHLGADEKMIDLILERAREVENAN; encoded by the coding sequence TTGAAACGTGGATTTTTACTAATTGATAGGGGTAGTAGAGAAAGAGAGGCATCTGAAGAATTAGAAGTAATTTGTAATGCCGTTAAAGCAAAAGGAAATTATGTCTTCACAGAGTATTGTTTTCTAGAAGTAGAACCACCGTATATTGAAGACGGTATTGCAAAATGTCTAAAACAGGATATTGATCATTTAACAATAGTTCCATATTTTCTATATCCTGGTAAGAAAGTAAAAAATGCAGTTACAGATGTGATGAAATTTCAAAAAGATACTAAAGTAAAATTTGTGGTCACAAAACCAATGAGCATGCATAAAACTTTGATTGATTTGGTTGAAAATAGAATATCTTCAACTATACAAGAAAATAACATTATAATTCCTAAAAAGAATGTTGATGTATTAATTATTGGACATGGTAGTAAAGATCCTAATGCACAAATGTCAATGGACTATGTTGTAGAAGGATTAAAAGGAAATTATAGAAATGTAAGTAGATGTTGGTTAGAGATAGAACAGCCAGATATTGTAGAAGGTATTAAGAATTGTGAAAAAAATAATCCAGAGATTCTCATAATTGTATTTTATTTCTTACATGAAGGTGCTCATGTCAAAACTGATATCAATAATGATCTTTTACCGGCACTAAAAAACTCCAGTATCAAAAACACATACATTACAAAACATTTAGGAGCTGATGAAAAAATGATAGATTTGATATTAGAAAGAGCAAGAGAGGTAGAGAATGCAAACTAA
- a CDS encoding DEAD/DEAH box helicase has protein sequence MKDPDQIQKNQIPDSINSLFNYFGFTTLTEIQKKASPIILQKRDCLVIAPTGSGKTECSVIPIFSLVKKSKKSGKIKVLYITPLRALNRDVFRRIIKYAQHSDLSIEIRHGDTTQTARRKITENPPDILITTPETLVILLTQLKMLDALSELEWIIIDEVHELLASERGSQLSLSIERLQLNSKHCLTKIGLSATVGNFEEAGKFVVGTKRKCQIIRDTSVRKYDVEVKFVNGTISDVADKIIEHVSELNLDSPILLFTNTRGEAEFLASILKEKSSINIELHHGSLSKEVREDTEISLREGKHGIVVCTSSLELGLDIGSIELVIHYGSPRQVSKLVQRIGRSRHNRDASAKGLIITNNSDDEFEARAILDRIKEGSIEEQKIHDGSLDVLAHHLVGMTMQLGEIPVNQALETVNNAYPFRNLQLEDLLGVLDLLDSNYLIFFDRTKMTFWKKGRSFKYYFENLSTIPDILKFKVFDSVGKKIIGTLDQRFVGDFGDSGNIFVLKGLQWRILNVDEKSFSVNVEPFRGGGITVPYWEGENIPIDYNTAKKVGTFRSKVKNGTLKLINKTIEELNFNEIPDEKNIIIESSRSQGSIVLHSCFGTKVNSTLSTLLSSMISSMLGSVVDSRSDGYRIVLSSRSRISEKLFTEIIKDNYDLYSIITASLAGTHNVNWKTWCVAKKFGIVGRGAIYEKKSARFLYERYAKTSLVKEALRELFHDKYDLKNTDKILKKIRDNEIIITWLEIDKFSKLAQPILDHTSKYYSAPANLDKGIIDLVKTRLAKTKHRLICARCGKWERVMETNEVKNTLICPYCKARQITATFYSDYELPKIIRKKFEGKKLTLDEKHRFDRAWKVSSLIENFGKIAITVMSGYGVGADTAARILRNMIDDEHIFKQIYEAERQYVVTRGFWDS, from the coding sequence ATGAAAGATCCCGATCAAATACAAAAGAATCAGATTCCTGATTCAATTAATTCACTGTTTAATTATTTTGGATTTACCACTCTTACTGAAATTCAGAAAAAAGCCTCTCCTATAATTTTACAAAAAAGAGATTGTTTGGTAATTGCACCAACTGGTTCAGGTAAAACAGAATGTTCAGTTATTCCAATTTTTTCTCTAGTAAAAAAATCAAAAAAATCTGGAAAAATTAAAGTTCTTTACATAACTCCATTACGAGCACTTAATCGAGATGTTTTTAGAAGGATCATAAAATACGCTCAACATTCTGACCTTTCAATTGAAATTAGACATGGTGATACAACTCAAACTGCAAGACGAAAAATCACCGAAAACCCTCCTGATATTCTTATAACAACTCCAGAAACTTTGGTTATTCTTCTTACACAATTAAAGATGTTAGATGCATTATCTGAACTAGAATGGATCATTATTGATGAAGTACATGAACTCCTTGCTAGTGAACGAGGATCTCAACTATCATTAAGTATAGAACGTTTACAACTTAATTCAAAACACTGTCTTACAAAAATTGGATTATCTGCAACAGTTGGTAATTTTGAAGAGGCTGGTAAATTTGTAGTAGGAACTAAACGAAAATGTCAGATTATCAGAGATACCTCTGTTCGAAAATATGATGTTGAAGTGAAATTTGTCAATGGAACAATTTCAGATGTTGCAGATAAAATAATTGAGCATGTTTCAGAACTAAATTTAGATTCCCCTATACTTCTTTTTACTAACACAAGAGGTGAAGCTGAATTTTTAGCTTCCATATTAAAAGAAAAATCATCTATCAACATAGAATTACATCATGGATCATTATCAAAGGAAGTAAGAGAAGATACAGAGATTTCATTAAGAGAAGGAAAACATGGAATTGTGGTTTGTACATCTTCACTTGAATTAGGATTAGACATAGGTTCAATTGAACTAGTCATTCATTACGGTTCTCCCAGACAAGTATCAAAATTAGTCCAAAGAATTGGTCGTAGCAGACATAATAGAGATGCTTCTGCTAAGGGACTAATAATTACAAATAATTCTGATGATGAATTTGAAGCAAGAGCAATACTTGATCGTATCAAAGAAGGTTCTATCGAAGAACAAAAAATTCATGATGGCTCTCTTGATGTGCTTGCACATCATCTTGTTGGAATGACTATGCAATTAGGAGAGATTCCTGTAAATCAAGCATTAGAAACCGTAAACAATGCGTACCCATTTAGAAATTTACAATTAGAAGACTTGTTAGGAGTTTTAGATTTACTTGATTCTAATTATTTGATATTCTTTGATAGAACAAAAATGACATTTTGGAAAAAAGGACGCTCTTTTAAATATTATTTTGAAAATCTATCTACAATTCCTGATATTCTTAAATTCAAAGTGTTTGATAGTGTTGGAAAAAAAATCATTGGTACCTTAGATCAAAGATTTGTAGGTGATTTTGGGGATTCTGGAAATATTTTTGTTTTAAAGGGTTTACAATGGAGAATACTTAATGTGGATGAAAAATCATTTTCGGTAAATGTCGAACCCTTTAGAGGAGGGGGTATAACGGTTCCATATTGGGAAGGAGAAAACATTCCTATTGATTATAACACTGCAAAAAAAGTTGGGACATTTCGTAGCAAGGTAAAAAATGGCACATTAAAATTAATCAATAAAACCATTGAGGAATTAAATTTCAATGAAATTCCAGATGAAAAAAACATTATCATAGAATCTAGTCGTTCACAAGGTTCTATAGTGTTACATTCATGTTTTGGTACTAAAGTCAATTCAACTCTATCTACTCTGCTTTCTTCTATGATATCTTCTATGTTGGGTTCTGTAGTTGATTCACGTTCAGATGGATATAGAATAGTCTTATCTTCTAGATCACGAATTTCTGAAAAACTTTTCACTGAAATCATAAAAGACAATTATGATCTTTATTCGATTATAACTGCATCATTAGCAGGAACTCATAATGTAAACTGGAAGACATGGTGTGTTGCAAAAAAATTTGGAATAGTTGGAAGAGGGGCAATTTATGAAAAAAAATCAGCCCGATTTTTATATGAGAGATACGCAAAGACATCTCTTGTAAAAGAAGCATTGCGTGAATTATTTCATGACAAATATGATCTTAAAAACACTGATAAAATATTAAAAAAAATTAGAGATAATGAAATTATAATTACATGGTTAGAAATAGATAAATTTTCAAAATTGGCTCAGCCAATTTTAGATCATACCTCCAAATATTATTCAGCACCTGCTAATCTTGACAAGGGGATAATTGATCTTGTAAAAACAAGATTAGCAAAGACAAAGCATCGTCTTATCTGTGCACGATGTGGAAAATGGGAAAGAGTAATGGAGACAAATGAGGTAAAAAATACATTGATCTGTCCTTATTGTAAAGCTCGACAAATAACTGCAACTTTTTATTCAGATTATGAACTTCCAAAAATAATACGAAAAAAATTTGAAGGAAAAAAACTAACTTTAGATGAAAAACATCGATTTGATCGAGCCTGGAAGGTATCTTCTTTAATAGAAAATTTTGGAAAAATTGCGATAACTGTGATGTCTGGATATGGAGTAGGGGCTGATACTGCTGCTAGAATATTACGAAACATGATCGATGATGAACACATCTTTAAGCAAATTTATGAGGCAGAAAGACAATATGTTGTAACTCGTGGATTCTGGGATTCTTAA
- a CDS encoding ATPase domain-containing protein gives MISTGLQKLDDFLSGGIPDGVITDIYGGSGTGKTQLLFQICINAIKNGGNVLYQDTTGSFRPERILEIQKQQNLTFDILEKITVSRITNTSEQIKSIDVMNNSNFSLIVIDNITDLFSYEYPNDNAIFEKNSIFFKYIHNLSLVAINKKIPIVITNMIRNIEGIEMENMRTAIDPLTHIKIKLTKTSSKFHGEIRWLLHKTQFSYKILPAGLSDYPEDI, from the coding sequence ATGATCTCTACAGGATTACAAAAATTAGACGATTTTTTATCTGGTGGAATACCTGATGGTGTAATTACTGACATTTATGGGGGAAGTGGAACTGGTAAGACTCAACTATTATTTCAAATCTGCATCAATGCAATAAAAAATGGAGGTAATGTTCTTTATCAAGATACAACAGGCAGTTTCAGACCTGAACGAATTCTTGAAATTCAAAAACAACAAAATTTAACATTTGATATTCTTGAAAAAATAACAGTTTCAAGAATTACTAATACATCTGAGCAGATAAAATCCATTGATGTCATGAATAACTCAAACTTTTCTCTAATTGTAATTGATAATATCACTGATTTGTTTTCATACGAATATCCAAATGATAATGCAATCTTTGAAAAAAATTCTATATTTTTCAAATACATCCATAATCTATCGCTTGTTGCAATCAATAAGAAAATTCCTATTGTTATTACTAATATGATTAGAAACATAGAAGGTATAGAAATGGAAAATATGAGAACTGCTATTGATCCACTCACGCATATTAAAATAAAACTCACAAAAACATCTTCAAAATTTCATGGAGAAATTAGATGGCTTCTTCATAAGACTCAATTTTCTTACAAGATTCTTCCTGCAGGTCTATCTGATTATCCTGAAGATATTTAA
- a CDS encoding cobyrinate a,c-diamide synthase — protein MKIPRITLAGVTSGVGKTSITCAIIYALQKKGFSVQPFKVGPDYIDPSYLSSISNHEVFNLDVWLMGKNHLLESFVSNSKSDISIIEGVMGYYDGFGGDSNYASTHHVATITKSPVILILDVSKTSRSIAATALGFQKFHKNSRISGLILNKIGSKKHEILCRQALEKTNIPILGVIYKNSELNFESRHLGLIPAKEKNLKSKIEKTSKIISDSLEIDKIIKIIKNPMPLSNKSKIIFKKPKTTISIALDSSFNFYYRDNLEALRREGAALKFFSPIHDRKLPKSDGIYIGGGFPEILGNSLEKNHSMKKIIKKSSEENIPIYAECGGLMYLTKSIDYGNKKYKMIGLFDAETKMTKKMKLNYTKGKIVSKNIISDKLHGLQGHEFHYSKLDSISSDSKFAYELDIGEGIKNHKDGMIQYNTLASYGHLYFDSSNYAEIFVKNCINNSRR, from the coding sequence TTGAAAATTCCAAGAATTACTTTAGCTGGAGTTACCAGTGGTGTTGGAAAAACATCAATAACATGTGCCATTATCTACGCTTTACAAAAAAAAGGATTTTCTGTACAACCATTCAAAGTAGGTCCTGATTACATTGATCCAAGTTATCTATCAAGTATATCTAACCATGAAGTCTTCAATCTAGACGTTTGGTTGATGGGAAAAAATCATCTTCTTGAAAGCTTTGTATCAAATTCAAAATCTGATATTTCTATAATCGAGGGGGTGATGGGATATTATGATGGATTTGGTGGAGATTCAAATTATGCTAGCACTCATCATGTTGCCACCATAACAAAATCTCCTGTCATATTGATATTGGATGTAAGTAAAACTTCTAGATCAATTGCAGCAACAGCACTTGGCTTTCAGAAATTTCACAAAAATTCTAGAATCTCCGGTCTTATTCTAAATAAAATTGGTAGCAAAAAACATGAAATTTTATGTAGGCAAGCACTTGAAAAGACAAACATTCCAATCTTGGGAGTAATTTATAAAAATTCAGAATTAAATTTTGAATCAAGACATCTGGGGTTGATTCCTGCTAAAGAAAAAAATTTAAAATCAAAAATTGAGAAAACCTCTAAAATAATTTCAGATTCACTTGAAATTGATAAAATTATTAAAATTATAAAAAACCCTATGCCACTTTCAAATAAATCAAAAATCATATTTAAAAAACCAAAAACTACAATTTCTATTGCACTTGATAGTTCTTTTAACTTCTATTATCGTGATAATTTAGAAGCGCTAAGACGTGAAGGTGCAGCTCTAAAATTTTTTAGTCCTATACATGATAGAAAACTTCCAAAATCTGATGGCATCTACATAGGAGGTGGATTTCCTGAAATTCTTGGTAATTCACTTGAAAAAAATCATTCTATGAAAAAAATAATAAAAAAATCATCCGAAGAAAATATTCCAATTTATGCTGAATGTGGAGGATTGATGTATCTTACAAAATCCATCGATTATGGAAATAAAAAATATAAAATGATTGGATTGTTTGATGCAGAAACAAAAATGACTAAAAAAATGAAATTAAATTATACTAAAGGTAAAATTGTTTCAAAAAATATAATCTCAGATAAGCTACATGGTTTACAAGGACATGAATTTCATTACTCTAAATTAGATTCTATATCCTCTGATTCAAAATTTGCGTATGAATTAGATATTGGAGAAGGAATTAAAAATCATAAAGATGGAATGATTCAATATAATACATTAGCGTCATATGGACATCTGTATTTTGATAGTTCCAATTATGCCGAAATTTTTGTGAAAAACTGTATTAATAATTCAAGAAGATGA
- the metK gene encoding methionine adenosyltransferase, with translation MTNNFLFTSESVTEGHPDKICDQISDAFLDEFLKQDPDSRVAIETMVTTDFVAVAGEVTSNANFDKKSQEALVRKIIREIGYDNKDLMFDTESCQVTLKLHSQSPDISQGVTATKEKEQGAGDQGLMFGYASNETKELMPMPILLAHKLTQKLAEVRKNKVLPWVRPDGKSQVSVRYENNKPTKIETIVISTQHAPEITQEQISKEIIDKVIKPVLGNLWNDQIKIHINPTGKFVIGGPHGDTGLTGRKIIVDSYGGFGRHGGGAFSGKDPSKVDRSACYMCRYIAKNIVAANLAERCEVQLAYAIGVAEPVSLYVNTFGSGKIPEKEIEELVRKNFDMKPFGIISQLDLKRPIYRKTAAYGHFGRNEPEFTWEKTDKAGVLKKAAGL, from the coding sequence ATGACTAATAATTTTCTATTTACATCAGAATCAGTTACTGAAGGTCATCCTGATAAGATATGTGATCAAATTTCAGATGCATTTTTAGATGAATTTCTTAAACAAGACCCCGATTCTAGAGTAGCAATTGAAACAATGGTCACCACAGATTTTGTTGCTGTTGCAGGAGAAGTAACTTCAAATGCTAATTTTGACAAGAAATCTCAAGAGGCTTTAGTTAGAAAAATAATTAGAGAGATTGGATATGACAATAAAGATTTGATGTTTGATACTGAATCTTGTCAAGTTACATTAAAACTTCATTCTCAAAGTCCAGATATTAGTCAGGGTGTAACTGCAACTAAAGAAAAAGAGCAAGGAGCAGGAGATCAAGGATTGATGTTTGGTTATGCTTCTAATGAAACAAAAGAATTAATGCCCATGCCAATATTGCTTGCACATAAATTAACACAAAAACTTGCCGAGGTTAGAAAAAACAAAGTTTTACCTTGGGTAAGACCTGATGGTAAATCACAAGTTTCTGTTAGATATGAAAATAACAAACCAACAAAAATTGAAACAATAGTTATTTCAACTCAACATGCACCTGAAATAACACAAGAACAAATATCAAAAGAAATCATAGATAAAGTAATCAAGCCAGTTTTAGGAAATCTTTGGAATGATCAAATTAAAATTCACATTAATCCTACAGGAAAATTTGTAATTGGAGGTCCTCATGGAGATACCGGTCTTACAGGACGAAAAATAATTGTAGATAGTTATGGTGGATTTGGAAGACATGGTGGTGGAGCTTTTTCTGGAAAAGATCCCTCAAAAGTAGATAGATCAGCATGTTATATGTGCAGATACATTGCCAAAAATATTGTTGCAGCGAATCTTGCTGAAAGATGTGAAGTTCAATTAGCTTATGCGATAGGAGTTGCCGAGCCAGTTTCACTATATGTCAATACGTTTGGATCCGGTAAAATTCCAGAAAAAGAAATTGAAGAGTTGGTTAGAAAGAATTTTGACATGAAACCATTTGGAATTATCTCACAATTAGATTTGAAAAGACCAATTTACAGAAAGACAGCAGCGTATGGACATTTTGGAAGAAATGAGCCTGAATTTACTTGGGAAAAAACAGACAAGGCAGGCGTTTTAAAGAAGGCTGCCGGTCTTTAG
- a CDS encoding U6 snRNA-associated Sm-like protein LSm6, whose product MSQTSSAKRPLTTLQKSTKKKVTVRLKNEVEYKGKMDNVDSYMNLIMTDAEEFHDGKVIANYGRVIVRGNNVLFIKLENEL is encoded by the coding sequence GTGTCACAAACTAGTAGTGCAAAAAGGCCATTAACAACTCTTCAAAAAAGTACCAAGAAGAAAGTTACTGTAAGGCTGAAAAATGAAGTTGAATACAAAGGAAAAATGGATAATGTTGATTCATACATGAATTTAATCATGACTGATGCAGAAGAATTCCACGACGGTAAAGTAATTGCAAATTATGGTCGAGTGATTGTTAGAGGCAATAATGTACTGTTTATCAAACTAGAAAACGAACTCTAG